One genomic region from Thermoleptolyngbya sichuanensis A183 encodes:
- a CDS encoding ISKra4 family transposase (programmed frameshift) yields the protein MDATKEAQIKAHALALAELLYDETDPEQVKTLAGIEVAVRDHPLEYVGPEIGKFFICTSSGTSSGRKRHIQSIVGRLSLSQRQSQRLKVKARTQWSPQVETCCLLLSANEAYARAADDIAVLTGVCVSGSTQQRLVHRQDLEPPAVDSGVKEMSLDGGKVRLRTPQGQPCQWRDYKGVNLHQCSISAFYKDNDSLVNWLNQQPLAHPLVCLGDGHDGIWNLFSQIGHRSERLEILDWYHLMENLGNVGGSQQRLDAVEACLWQGDVDGAVRLFDDWSHERVDQFIGYLAKHRLRIVNYSYYQAEGISIGSGAVESTIKQIGRRVKISGAQWKEDNVPQVLRHRCAYLNGQFSS from the exons ATGGATGCCACCAAGGAAGCCCAAATCAAAGCCCATGCACTGGCGTTAGCGGAGTTGCTTTACGACGAGACAGACCCTGAACAAGTCAAAACATTGGCCGGGATCGAAGTCGCCGTTCGTGACCACCCACTGGAGTATGTGGGGCCTGAGATCGGAA AATTTTTTATCTGCACAAGCAGCGGCACAAGCTCTGGGCGAAAGCGGCACATCCAGAGTATCGTCGGACGCTTAAGTCTGAGTCAGCGCCAGAGCCAGCGGCTTAAGGTCAAGGCCCGCACCCAGTGGAGTCCTCAGGTTGAGACGTGCTGCTTGCTGCTGAGTGCCAACGAAGCCTATGCGCGAGCTGCCGACGATATCGCTGTGCTCACCGGGGTGTGCGTGTCAGGGAGTACCCAGCAACGGCTGGTGCATCGTCAAGACCTAGAGCCACCAGCGGTGGACAGCGGGGTTAAGGAAATGAGCTTAGACGGGGGCAAAGTCCGTCTGCGGACTCCTCAGGGGCAGCCCTGCCAGTGGCGCGATTACAAGGGGGTAAACCTGCATCAGTGCAGCATTAGCGCCTTCTACAAAGACAACGACAGCTTGGTCAACTGGCTCAACCAGCAGCCCTTAGCGCATCCCCTCGTTTGTCTTGGGGATGGTCACGACGGCATCTGGAACCTGTTTTCACAGATCGGGCATCGCAGCGAGCGCCTTGAGATCTTGGACTGGTACCACCTGATGGAGAATTTGGGTAACGTGGGTGGGTCTCAACAGCGTCTTGATGCCGTCGAAGCCTGCTTGTGGCAAGGGGATGTGGATGGGGCGGTTAGGCTATTCGACGACTGGTCCCATGAGCGGGTAGACCAGTTTATCGGCTATCTGGCTAAGCATCGGCTCCGTATCGTTAACTACAGCTACTACCAAGCTGAGGGGATTTCAATTGGCTCGGGTGCCGTGGAGTCGACTATCAAGCAAATTGGTAGGCGGGTGAAAATTTCAGGCGCTCAGTGGAAGGAAGACAACGTTCCACAAGTCCTTCGCCATCGCTGCGCTTATCTCAATGGTCAATTCTCATCCTGA
- the pgsA gene encoding CDP-diacylglycerol--glycerol-3-phosphate 3-phosphatidyltransferase produces the protein MNLPTWITVSRLLGVPLLLVLLQNPTGRSRWIALAIFLVAAGTDWLDGYLARKLNQVTDLGKFLDPLVDKLLVLAPLLMLIQLGQVPAWAVFLILARELAIAGWRVSQTTISGANVWGKLKTVSQIAAIALLICPPTMDTPAAAIAFWLSVGLTLVSGAIYVR, from the coding sequence ATGAACCTCCCCACCTGGATCACCGTTTCTCGGCTGCTGGGCGTGCCGCTGCTGCTGGTGCTGCTGCAAAATCCCACCGGGCGATCGCGCTGGATTGCCCTGGCGATTTTTCTGGTTGCGGCGGGAACCGACTGGCTAGACGGCTATCTGGCCCGCAAGCTGAACCAGGTAACGGATTTGGGCAAATTTCTCGATCCGCTGGTAGACAAGCTGCTGGTGCTGGCTCCGCTGCTGATGCTAATCCAGCTTGGGCAGGTTCCTGCCTGGGCGGTGTTTCTGATTTTGGCGCGAGAACTGGCGATCGCCGGATGGCGCGTCAGCCAAACCACCATCTCTGGCGCAAATGTCTGGGGCAAGCTAAAAACCGTCAGCCAGATTGCGGCGATCGCCCTCCTAATCTGTCCGCCGACGATGGATACCCCCGCAGCGGCGATCGCCTTTTGGCTGTCCGTCGGGCTGACGCTGGTGTCTGGCGCAATTTATGTGCGGTGA
- a CDS encoding DUF3685 domain-containing protein — translation MTSRSADVFFTRPLQLALISDDAVFRGGLRLWLEQFPEFRVGIESGSGEDAPLLIRTRLDTGTSQGETVDLVLLDLELGRTNPARVQGLALCQQLRAMFPQIPVLVLGSTAEPILVDAVRRAGAQGFCLKGAEPGAIAKCLRQVAAGEPYWMASSGLAGGGATAARGPVLSRRVSQASYLKRTLRQSGLEQIDQAIALITAQLRSRRLSFLQRQVLLGRRRELRAARWIVLRMLATPELLETVSEPSLPTVPTPLDAVSPDPVPSLSVPATPAAIREATPTGIARPASSSRPGRPQPVSGASVGQSVPEGNRPTALAATPQPALTTATAQASREMRAVLFNRVLATLEGNLDNLTDLPLETDILRSDRKRELFGLVLRKLDDLLDDLRVAEVPEQRLSDMQPQLLADLWQATTVEFFGRYRTLALSGQEVEIAPYLLADQAIVQADILSKIPLFSDLLAHLLVQAPLVIDGVPYAAGNPEAVRRAGLLLSHTMIQIANAVVQPLLNRFADVEDIKQSFYDRRLLSSRGIERFRNDLSWRYRMQRYFAEPKDIFESQYRLFVLRLRGIEQESIYAPRRDELEQLSGLPYAVTLALETRDAIAPRLRSVISVLGSGVIYVLTEVIGRGIGLIGRGIIKGVNNVVQDGRYDRQERRYGRSRGR, via the coding sequence ATGACCTCGCGCTCTGCCGATGTGTTTTTCACCCGCCCGCTCCAGCTTGCGTTGATTAGCGACGATGCGGTGTTTCGCGGTGGGTTGCGGCTGTGGTTGGAGCAGTTTCCTGAGTTTCGCGTGGGGATTGAGTCTGGCAGTGGAGAAGACGCGCCGTTGCTGATTCGCACGCGCTTGGACACGGGCACAAGCCAGGGCGAAACGGTGGATCTGGTGCTGCTGGACTTGGAACTGGGGCGCACGAATCCAGCGCGAGTGCAGGGATTGGCGCTGTGTCAGCAGTTGCGGGCGATGTTTCCGCAAATCCCGGTGCTGGTGCTGGGTTCCACAGCGGAGCCGATTTTGGTGGATGCGGTGCGGCGGGCGGGGGCGCAGGGCTTTTGCCTGAAGGGGGCGGAACCCGGGGCGATCGCCAAATGCCTGCGGCAAGTGGCCGCGGGGGAACCCTACTGGATGGCCTCCTCTGGGCTGGCGGGTGGTGGCGCAACGGCGGCTCGCGGGCCGGTGCTGTCGCGTCGCGTGTCCCAAGCCAGCTATCTAAAGCGGACGCTGCGCCAGTCGGGGCTAGAGCAGATCGATCAGGCGATCGCCCTGATCACTGCCCAACTCCGCAGTCGTCGCCTGTCCTTTTTGCAGCGACAGGTATTGTTGGGGCGCAGGCGAGAGCTACGGGCGGCTCGGTGGATTGTGCTGCGGATGCTGGCCACGCCGGAACTGCTGGAAACCGTCTCGGAGCCTTCGCTGCCCACGGTTCCTACCCCCCTGGATGCTGTGTCTCCAGACCCCGTGCCCAGCCTCAGCGTCCCTGCCACACCAGCGGCGATTCGCGAAGCGACCCCTACGGGAATCGCCCGTCCAGCATCTTCGTCGCGCCCTGGCCGCCCCCAGCCTGTATCTGGTGCGTCTGTGGGTCAATCGGTTCCTGAGGGAAATCGCCCCACGGCTTTGGCAGCCACACCCCAGCCCGCGCTGACTACGGCCACGGCCCAAGCCTCTCGTGAAATGCGGGCAGTTCTATTTAACCGGGTGCTGGCAACGCTGGAAGGCAATCTGGACAACCTCACCGATTTGCCCCTGGAAACAGACATTTTGCGGAGCGATCGCAAGCGCGAGTTGTTTGGACTGGTGCTACGCAAGCTAGACGACCTGCTGGATGACCTGCGGGTGGCAGAAGTACCAGAGCAGCGATTGTCAGACATGCAGCCCCAACTGCTGGCGGATTTGTGGCAGGCGACGACGGTGGAGTTTTTTGGCCGCTATCGCACGCTGGCGCTGTCGGGTCAGGAGGTGGAAATTGCGCCCTACCTGCTAGCCGACCAGGCAATTGTGCAGGCGGATATTCTCAGCAAGATTCCGCTATTCAGCGACCTGTTGGCGCACTTGCTGGTGCAGGCTCCGCTGGTGATCGACGGTGTGCCCTACGCAGCCGGAAATCCCGAAGCGGTGCGGCGGGCTGGGCTGCTGCTCAGCCACACGATGATTCAGATTGCCAACGCTGTCGTGCAGCCGTTGCTCAATCGCTTTGCCGATGTAGAAGACATCAAGCAGTCGTTTTATGACCGTCGGCTGCTGTCGAGTCGGGGCATTGAGCGGTTTCGCAATGACCTGTCTTGGCGCTATCGGATGCAGCGCTATTTTGCAGAACCGAAGGATATTTTTGAAAGTCAATACCGTCTGTTTGTGCTGCGGCTGCGGGGCATTGAGCAGGAATCAATCTACGCGCCCCGCCGCGACGAGCTAGAACAACTGTCGGGCCTGCCCTATGCGGTCACGCTGGCTCTGGAAACGCGGGATGCGATCGCCCCTCGGCTGCGTTCGGTTATCTCTGTGCTGGGCAGCGGCGTGATTTACGTGCTGACGGAGGTGATCGGGCGCGGCATCGGGCTGATCGGGCGCGGCATCATCAAAGGCGTGAACAACGTTGTGCAGGATGGGCGCTATGATCGCCAAGAGCGACGGTATGGACGGAGCCGGGGACGCTAG